One Rossellomorea aquimaris DNA window includes the following coding sequences:
- a CDS encoding aminotransferase class III-fold pyridoxal phosphate-dependent enzyme: MPGVLKGIPYNGYRNLLNSESPEEIAAFCLRYLEYMIESEGEIGAILLEPIRATDTHIPPRSYFEGLRRICDQHGILLIFDEIPTALYRSGTFYVHQQFGFEPDLLVLGKGLGGGIIPQAAVLAKREYDCAGDISLGHYTHEKPAIGSAAILSTIDYIDDHKLGERCQALSAFVRDELNRLAERHECIGDIRIAGLMISIELVKDGGSKERHPDLAERVLYYCLERGLSFKVSGGNCITWHPPLVVTEEELGFALGLLDEGLSELV; the protein is encoded by the coding sequence GCTACCGCAATCTCTTAAACAGTGAATCTCCCGAAGAGATCGCGGCCTTTTGCCTCCGGTATCTGGAATACATGATTGAAAGCGAAGGGGAAATCGGTGCGATTTTACTTGAGCCGATCCGGGCAACCGATACACATATCCCACCGCGCAGCTATTTCGAAGGGCTGCGGAGGATCTGTGATCAACATGGCATCCTCTTAATCTTTGATGAAATCCCGACGGCCCTGTACCGCAGCGGAACATTTTACGTCCATCAGCAGTTCGGCTTCGAACCGGACCTTCTTGTATTAGGAAAAGGCCTGGGAGGAGGAATCATCCCGCAGGCTGCCGTCCTTGCCAAAAGGGAGTACGATTGTGCCGGGGATATTTCCCTCGGGCACTATACACACGAAAAACCGGCAATCGGAAGCGCGGCCATCTTATCCACAATCGACTATATCGACGATCATAAGCTCGGGGAGCGGTGCCAGGCACTTTCTGCGTTTGTCCGTGACGAGCTAAACAGGCTTGCAGAACGTCATGAATGCATCGGGGACATACGGATTGCAGGGCTCATGATCTCGATTGAACTGGTGAAGGACGGGGGATCGAAGGAGAGGCATCCCGATTTAGCTGAACGCGTCTTGTATTACTGCCTGGAAAGAGGACTGTCGTTTAAGGTTTCGGGTGGGAATTGTATAACGTGGCATCCTCCGCTTGTTGTGACGGAGGAGGAGTTGGGGTTTGCGTTGGGGCTCCTTGATGAAGGCTTGAGTGAGTTAGTGTGA
- a CDS encoding MFS transporter gives MKTNASFPTNEEAITRCKDSSEHQQVLYKRTLMIIMIAQVFGGAGLAAGITVGALLAQDMLGTDSFSGVPVALFTLGSAGAALFVGRLSQRYGRRLGLSVGFLIGGIGAMGAVAAAVSNSIILLFLSLLIYGAGTATNLQTRYAGTDLAKPSQRATAVSFAMVSTTFGAVAGPNLVDVMGRFAESIGIPPLGGPFILAFAAYTIAGIVIFTLMRPDPYLVARALSASPKTMDDGLATEAITSSERNKRGIFLGSTVMILTQIVMVAVMTMTPVHMGHHGHGLTAIGLIIGIHIGAMYLPSLVTGVLVDKFGRMPMVLASALTLLAAGILAATAPTDSILILAIALALLGLGWNFGLISGTAILVDSTDPATRAKTQGTVDVFVALSGATGGVLSGVIVAFSSYPALSIGGGIVSLVLIPAMIWFLVTSRQTGKHGDGPGAF, from the coding sequence ATGAAAACGAATGCTAGTTTTCCAACGAATGAAGAAGCAATAACAAGGTGTAAGGACTCTTCCGAACACCAACAGGTTCTCTATAAACGAACGTTGATGATCATCATGATCGCTCAAGTCTTTGGAGGCGCAGGGCTCGCTGCCGGTATTACGGTGGGGGCGCTTCTCGCTCAGGATATGCTGGGGACGGACAGCTTTTCCGGCGTGCCCGTTGCCCTATTCACTCTGGGGTCAGCCGGGGCCGCCCTCTTTGTTGGACGGCTTTCCCAGCGCTATGGAAGACGGCTCGGACTTTCTGTCGGTTTCTTGATCGGAGGGATCGGTGCAATGGGAGCCGTTGCAGCGGCTGTATCCAATTCGATTATCCTTCTTTTCCTATCTCTCCTGATCTATGGCGCAGGTACGGCCACTAACTTGCAGACGCGCTATGCAGGGACGGATTTGGCAAAACCTTCACAAAGAGCCACTGCCGTCAGTTTTGCCATGGTCTCGACCACATTCGGTGCAGTCGCCGGCCCCAACTTGGTTGATGTGATGGGCCGTTTTGCCGAATCAATCGGGATCCCACCTCTGGGCGGACCATTCATTCTGGCATTTGCTGCCTACACCATTGCCGGGATTGTCATTTTTACCTTAATGCGCCCGGACCCATATCTTGTGGCGAGAGCTCTTTCAGCATCACCGAAAACGATGGATGACGGCCTTGCCACTGAAGCGATCACTTCTTCCGAAAGAAACAAACGGGGCATTTTCCTGGGATCGACAGTGATGATCCTGACTCAAATCGTCATGGTCGCCGTCATGACCATGACTCCTGTTCACATGGGCCATCATGGACATGGGCTAACGGCCATCGGTCTCATCATTGGCATTCACATCGGTGCGATGTACCTGCCTTCACTTGTTACCGGGGTCCTTGTTGATAAGTTCGGGCGGATGCCCATGGTTCTTGCATCTGCCCTTACGCTTCTTGCTGCTGGAATTCTGGCAGCTACTGCACCGACAGATTCAATCTTGATTCTTGCCATTGCACTCGCACTTCTTGGACTTGGCTGGAACTTTGGATTGATCAGCGGCACAGCCATTCTTGTCGACTCGACAGATCCTGCTACCCGGGCAAAAACCCAAGGAACGGTGGACGTGTTCGTCGCATTATCCGGTGCAACTGGTGGTGTGCTATCAGGAGTCATCGTTGCTTTCTCCAGTTATCCGGCCCTTTCGATAGGTGGAGGAATTGTTTCACTTGTCCTTATTCCAGCTATGATTTGGTTTCTTGTAACTTCCAGACAAACGGGCAAGCACGGTGACGGTCCTGGCGCTTTCTAA
- a CDS encoding alpha/beta hydrolase — MKGSIYKSEGKTLITQHYDQYLKSFNFDVEQVYVDTSYGKTHILVAGPPEGKPVFVFQGGNCINPMTLSWFLPLVDKYRVYAPDTIGHPGYSDESRISAKDNSFAQWIKELMDYFTIESSAFVGPSYGAGIILRLATFMPDKIDCSVLVSPAGIRLGSKIRMIKDILLPLVLFNGTSSQKYLNKITDIMSDKKMKEMDKKIIGDVFKYTRLEQEMPKLTTKEELLHYKSPTLIIAGKKDIFFPENRLNKVAREIIPNLIAIKTYDMGHFPSEEHLVKINDDIIEFLDDYY; from the coding sequence GTGAAAGGAAGCATTTATAAAAGTGAAGGGAAAACGCTTATTACTCAACACTACGATCAGTATCTAAAGTCGTTTAATTTTGATGTCGAGCAGGTATATGTTGATACAAGTTATGGTAAAACACATATTCTTGTAGCAGGACCACCAGAAGGAAAACCCGTTTTTGTATTTCAGGGTGGTAATTGTATAAATCCAATGACTTTATCTTGGTTTTTACCACTCGTAGATAAATACAGGGTTTATGCACCAGATACAATTGGTCATCCAGGATACAGTGATGAAAGTAGAATTTCAGCGAAGGACAATAGTTTTGCCCAGTGGATAAAAGAACTAATGGATTATTTTACTATAGAAAGTAGTGCGTTTGTCGGTCCGTCCTACGGGGCAGGTATTATTTTGAGATTAGCCACATTTATGCCAGATAAAATTGACTGTTCTGTATTGGTATCACCAGCAGGAATAAGATTAGGTTCTAAGATCAGGATGATTAAAGATATCTTACTTCCTCTAGTCTTATTTAATGGTACTTCATCACAAAAATATCTCAATAAAATTACTGATATTATGTCAGATAAAAAGATGAAAGAAATGGATAAAAAAATTATTGGAGATGTATTTAAATATACTAGACTTGAGCAGGAAATGCCTAAATTAACTACCAAGGAAGAATTGTTACATTATAAATCCCCCACTTTAATCATAGCAGGTAAAAAAGATATCTTTTTTCCTGAAAATAGATTAAATAAAGTTGCTAGAGAAATCATTCCAAATTTAATTGCAATTAAGACCTATGATATGGGACATTTCCCATCTGAAGAGCATCTGGTAAAAATTAACGATGATATTATAGAGTTTTTAGATGATTATTACTGA
- a CDS encoding TetR/AcrR family transcriptional regulator, translating into MDGFQKRTDQKKEMIKNTAIELLRTLPPKKVSIRDISAKADVSMVTIYNYFQNKDGLFLEIVKDMVDEQLNSSRKIIESGEQFPLKIKKLIYNKSLLLSDFHPDFITYIMQNEETKRILSEVHEKESSSLIEKFIQSGIEEGYVNPELPAPLLMNMIELFRRDIHSQESILSSGFNMNEIHMHIIEMLLYGVSGKRKE; encoded by the coding sequence TTGGATGGTTTTCAAAAGAGGACGGATCAAAAGAAGGAAATGATTAAGAATACGGCAATAGAGTTATTAAGGACTCTGCCCCCTAAAAAAGTGAGTATTCGTGATATTTCCGCAAAGGCAGATGTATCGATGGTGACGATCTATAACTACTTTCAGAATAAGGACGGTCTTTTCCTTGAAATCGTGAAGGATATGGTAGACGAACAATTGAACTCCTCAAGAAAAATTATAGAAAGCGGAGAACAATTCCCTCTGAAAATAAAAAAACTTATTTACAATAAATCATTATTATTATCAGATTTCCACCCGGATTTTATTACGTATATTATGCAAAATGAAGAAACTAAAAGGATTCTATCCGAGGTTCACGAAAAGGAGAGCTCAAGCTTAATAGAAAAGTTCATCCAGTCAGGAATTGAAGAAGGCTATGTGAATCCGGAATTGCCTGCACCGCTCCTAATGAACATGATTGAGCTATTCAGGAGAGATATCCATTCTCAAGAAAGCATCCTCTCATCGGGGTTTAATATGAATGAGATCCATATGCATATTATAGAAATGCTTTTATATGGAGTTTCCGGAAAAAGGAAGGAGTAA
- a CDS encoding ABC transporter ATP-binding protein: MSSITVNNLSFSYDGKTKAVDGLNFKVDEGEIFGFLGPSGAGKSTTIKLLTRLLVPSPDTVFLMGKDVSKIDYRFYKKIGISFEGDVVYPTLTGLENLYYHAKLYGVSKEDIYKIMKTVDIYNAKDKKVSEYSKGMKTRLVLARAMVTDPKLLFLDEPTSGMDPEIASHIRGLLGEMNKRGTTMFLTTHDMHEAEELCDRIAFFNNGKIIETDTPASYKRRYGKNNVIVQANGEERVFNRETEKEDLLTFLEKDDWSSIHSQEASLEEIFIKVVGRGLKGGE; this comes from the coding sequence ATGAGCAGCATTACAGTTAATAACCTGAGCTTTTCCTATGATGGCAAGACCAAAGCCGTTGATGGGCTGAACTTTAAGGTGGATGAAGGCGAGATCTTCGGTTTTTTAGGGCCGAGTGGTGCAGGGAAGTCTACCACAATAAAACTTTTGACCAGACTCTTGGTCCCCAGTCCCGACACCGTTTTTCTTATGGGGAAGGATGTTTCCAAGATTGACTATCGGTTCTATAAGAAAATCGGAATCAGTTTTGAAGGGGATGTCGTTTATCCGACGCTTACTGGCTTGGAGAATCTTTATTATCACGCCAAGCTATACGGGGTTTCAAAAGAAGATATCTATAAGATCATGAAAACCGTTGATATATATAATGCGAAGGATAAAAAAGTATCGGAATATTCCAAGGGGATGAAAACACGTCTTGTATTGGCAAGGGCAATGGTCACCGACCCAAAGCTGCTGTTTTTGGATGAGCCGACCTCCGGGATGGACCCAGAAATCGCTTCACATATAAGGGGATTGTTAGGGGAAATGAACAAAAGGGGAACCACGATGTTCCTGACGACTCATGATATGCATGAAGCGGAAGAGCTTTGCGATCGTATCGCATTTTTCAACAATGGAAAAATCATTGAAACGGATACACCTGCCTCTTACAAAAGACGTTATGGAAAGAACAACGTCATTGTCCAGGCTAATGGAGAAGAAAGAGTGTTCAATCGAGAAACAGAAAAGGAAGATTTACTGACATTTCTTGAAAAGGATGATTGGAGCAGCATTCATTCTCAAGAAGCATCACTCGAGGAAATATTCATCAAGGTAGTGGGCCGAGGGTTAAAAGGAGGGGAATGA
- a CDS encoding ABC transporter permease, producing MFFTNLKRETALSLRHLFVLLVFAFPILIALGTTGVSESYSTLPKLVAFDKESLEKIKSEDVQIIYVSTIEEMKKRVGDVDTAIGVLENGELMTDGRETEDAIQKARFILEGETEVTSSADREQLFSSIFAYTLYGVFSAGGMILLFKLIEEQENKTIDLQRTEPVPRFYMLAGKIIVSSVIVLMDFVIVDWILQIPFNVGEGLLVLALGISLSLIMGMFMAYYAKNESQALAIIKPVTFLLFIGLPALGLFVGGIMHTIAMFNPFYWLLKLIEGITLNKPVELYSWLMVAFIVCSMLVLRLTWHKTVYGYQKETVMSK from the coding sequence ATGTTTTTCACAAACCTTAAAAGAGAAACAGCCCTTTCTCTTCGACATTTGTTCGTCTTGCTTGTTTTTGCTTTCCCCATCTTGATCGCACTGGGGACAACAGGTGTTTCTGAGTCCTATTCGACATTGCCAAAGCTTGTGGCTTTTGATAAGGAAAGTCTTGAGAAAATCAAGTCCGAGGATGTTCAAATTATTTATGTTTCCACCATAGAAGAAATGAAAAAAAGGGTGGGCGATGTAGATACGGCGATTGGAGTCCTTGAGAATGGCGAACTCATGACAGATGGAAGAGAGACGGAAGACGCCATACAGAAAGCCCGATTCATTTTAGAGGGAGAGACAGAGGTTACTTCTTCCGCTGATCGTGAGCAATTATTCTCATCCATCTTTGCTTATACTCTTTACGGTGTCTTTTCCGCCGGGGGGATGATTCTGTTATTTAAGCTCATTGAAGAACAGGAAAACAAAACAATCGATCTGCAGCGTACAGAACCGGTCCCGCGTTTCTATATGCTCGCGGGTAAGATAATCGTGAGTTCTGTCATTGTCCTGATGGATTTTGTGATTGTTGACTGGATCCTCCAGATTCCTTTTAACGTTGGAGAAGGGTTGCTGGTTCTGGCTCTTGGGATTTCTCTATCCCTCATCATGGGAATGTTCATGGCCTATTATGCGAAGAATGAATCCCAGGCCCTTGCCATCATTAAGCCGGTGACGTTCCTGCTTTTCATTGGACTTCCTGCTTTGGGATTATTTGTTGGGGGTATCATGCATACGATCGCCATGTTCAACCCCTTCTATTGGCTGTTAAAGCTGATTGAAGGCATTACTCTGAACAAACCAGTGGAACTATACTCGTGGCTGATGGTTGCATTCATCGTATGCAGTATGCTGGTTCTCAGGCTTACTTGGCATAAAACTGTCTACGGGTATCAGAAAGAAACAGTCATGAGTAAATGA
- a CDS encoding aminoglycoside 6-adenylyltransferase, with translation MRQEVAVEKVLESLKKDHSVRSVFLKGSMGRIEHDQHSDIDLYCLVSEGEEKAFLTRRLDHLKAYKDLLFHDDIFIIAPQIIGIYEDWLHIDLFTVTEKTIQEKDFFTVLYDPDNLMEKYESTQNLTISKEQFRDNVLDAAWFLFQHQKAAARGNHTWAVEMLRHSMRSVTIILLSRYAKERAVLGLKTIHRDLPKELQDRVVEIYEEMTPSRHEDAVRKIASLLESEFDWIREELGEGEVASFMRLMIGKVLVR, from the coding sequence ATGCGTCAGGAAGTGGCCGTAGAGAAAGTGCTTGAGAGTTTAAAAAAGGATCACAGTGTCCGGAGTGTATTCTTAAAGGGATCGATGGGAAGGATCGAACATGATCAACATTCTGATATCGACTTGTATTGTTTGGTTTCGGAAGGGGAAGAGAAGGCATTCCTTACCCGTCGCCTCGATCATTTGAAGGCGTACAAGGACCTCCTCTTTCACGATGATATCTTCATCATCGCGCCGCAGATCATTGGCATCTACGAGGATTGGCTGCACATCGATCTGTTCACGGTAACAGAAAAGACGATACAGGAGAAGGATTTCTTTACTGTTTTATATGACCCTGACAATCTGATGGAAAAATACGAATCTACCCAAAACTTGACCATCTCCAAAGAGCAGTTTAGGGATAACGTCCTCGACGCAGCCTGGTTCCTGTTTCAGCATCAGAAAGCAGCGGCCAGAGGCAATCATACATGGGCAGTGGAAATGCTGCGGCATTCTATGAGGAGTGTGACGATTATTCTGCTCTCGCGATATGCGAAGGAGCGGGCAGTTCTTGGCTTAAAGACGATCCACAGGGATTTGCCGAAAGAGCTGCAAGACAGGGTGGTGGAGATTTATGAGGAGATGACGCCTTCTCGTCATGAGGACGCTGTGCGGAAGATTGCGAGTCTGTTAGAGAGTGAGTTTGATTGGATCCGGGAAGAGCTTGGGGAGGGTGAGGTTGCTTCGTTTATGAGGTTGATGATAGGGAAAGTGTTGGTGCGGTGA
- the dhaK gene encoding dihydroxyacetone kinase subunit DhaK: protein MKKVMNKPEDLVVEMCNGMAMAHPELEFMKKYKVMKKKDLNENKVTLISGGGSGHEPAHAGLVGKGMLDAAVCGDVFASPSQIQVYQAIKATAGKKGALLVIKNYSGDIMNFKNAAHLASEDGIPVEYVKVDDDIAVEDSLYTVGRRGVAGTVLVHKIAGAAAEEGRDLMEVKAVAEKAAENVRSIGFALTSCTVPASGSPTFKLDDDEIEYGVGIHGEPGTRREKFASADELAQRMVNDLLKDLKMGEGDSSEIAILVNGFGGTPLQELYLFNNAVTRILSDKKITINRAFVGNYMTSIDMAGVSLTVMKLDEELKTLLSSESTAPAFRVDGPVPGVEYIDLEEDDEPKPVSFEVETPEENAVIKNNTASLENIIYLVDKMSDIIIKNEVPFCELDSHAGDGDFGMSVSKGFKQLKREWKEILGQDNLTIGSFLDASSMVIMEYCGGASGPIWGSAFRAAGKAAQDRMELTVEEFADMLKAAVKGIQDTGERSFGRGAEVGDKTLVDALVPCADSWSQSAADGADFKTAFEKGAEAAVEGAEKTKDIVARMGRAGTVGERSLGHPDAGAYALGVIFTGLSESLK from the coding sequence ATGAAGAAAGTCATGAACAAACCTGAAGATCTGGTCGTGGAAATGTGCAATGGGATGGCCATGGCTCATCCGGAGCTCGAGTTTATGAAAAAGTATAAGGTCATGAAGAAAAAGGATTTGAATGAAAATAAGGTAACCTTGATCAGCGGCGGGGGAAGCGGACATGAGCCTGCACATGCGGGGCTTGTGGGAAAAGGAATGCTCGATGCTGCCGTGTGCGGTGATGTGTTTGCGTCGCCTTCGCAGATTCAGGTTTATCAGGCGATTAAAGCGACGGCCGGTAAAAAGGGAGCCCTCTTGGTCATTAAGAATTACAGCGGGGATATCATGAATTTTAAAAATGCGGCTCATTTAGCTTCAGAAGATGGCATCCCGGTGGAATATGTCAAAGTCGATGATGATATTGCCGTGGAAGACAGCCTTTATACAGTGGGACGCCGCGGTGTTGCGGGAACTGTGTTGGTACATAAAATTGCCGGAGCGGCTGCTGAAGAAGGCAGGGACTTGATGGAAGTCAAAGCCGTGGCGGAGAAGGCAGCAGAAAATGTCCGCAGCATTGGCTTCGCGCTGACATCCTGTACCGTCCCAGCCAGTGGATCTCCGACGTTCAAATTGGATGATGATGAAATCGAATATGGCGTCGGGATTCACGGAGAGCCAGGAACAAGACGGGAAAAATTCGCGTCCGCTGATGAATTGGCACAGCGTATGGTGAACGACCTCCTGAAGGATCTGAAAATGGGAGAGGGGGATTCTTCCGAAATCGCGATCCTAGTAAACGGTTTTGGTGGTACGCCGTTGCAAGAACTCTATCTTTTCAACAATGCCGTTACCAGAATCTTATCGGATAAAAAGATTACGATTAACCGTGCGTTTGTCGGCAATTACATGACAAGTATCGATATGGCAGGCGTTTCCCTGACCGTAATGAAGCTGGACGAAGAGTTGAAAACATTGCTGTCAAGCGAGAGTACTGCGCCGGCATTCAGAGTGGACGGACCGGTTCCGGGTGTCGAGTACATCGACCTCGAGGAGGATGATGAACCGAAGCCGGTATCATTCGAGGTGGAAACACCGGAAGAGAACGCTGTAATCAAGAATAATACAGCCTCTCTGGAGAACATCATCTACCTCGTGGATAAAATGAGCGACATCATCATTAAGAATGAAGTACCTTTCTGTGAATTGGATTCACATGCCGGAGACGGGGATTTCGGGATGAGCGTTTCCAAAGGCTTCAAGCAATTGAAACGGGAGTGGAAAGAGATCCTGGGTCAGGATAATCTCACAATCGGCAGCTTTTTAGACGCAAGTTCCATGGTCATCATGGAATATTGCGGCGGTGCTTCCGGTCCGATATGGGGTTCTGCATTCCGGGCTGCAGGTAAAGCGGCACAAGATCGAATGGAGCTGACCGTGGAAGAATTCGCTGATATGCTGAAGGCTGCCGTAAAGGGAATCCAGGATACAGGCGAAAGATCCTTCGGCAGAGGGGCAGAGGTCGGTGACAAAACGCTCGTGGATGCACTCGTCCCTTGTGCGGACTCCTGGTCACAGAGTGCCGCAGACGGTGCTGACTTTAAGACCGCATTTGAAAAAGGAGCAGAGGCCGCTGTTGAGGGAGCCGAGAAAACCAAGGATATCGTTGCCCGGATGGGACGTGCTGGTACCGTTGGGGAACGAAGCCTAGGTCATCCGGATGCTGGTGCGTATGCGCTGGGGGTTATCTTTACGGGGTTATCGGAGAGTTTGAAGTAA
- a CDS encoding class D sortase: MRNHNMRRSNRLLLLFLSILLIVFGLWFGGTNAYAYLKGYWLSQTDQVDAPDYKAEADVTEQHKEPKPLYSKRPEKGENIGELIIPKLEAKLPIYHGTDENELEKGVGHFADSVLPGEMDNSIMSGHRDTVFRKLGDVGVGDLLIVHTTAGEFTYKVKKVRIVDKDDLTVIVPKPEATLTVSTCYPFHFIGASPERYILVADLITSKEKGSDKSL; the protein is encoded by the coding sequence ATGAGAAATCATAACATGAGAAGAAGCAATCGCTTGCTTCTTCTTTTCCTATCTATCTTGTTGATTGTATTCGGTCTATGGTTTGGAGGTACGAATGCCTACGCCTATCTGAAAGGGTATTGGCTCTCTCAAACGGATCAAGTGGACGCCCCAGACTATAAAGCAGAGGCTGATGTAACGGAACAACATAAAGAACCAAAACCCCTTTACTCTAAACGTCCCGAAAAAGGTGAAAATATAGGTGAACTTATTATTCCAAAGTTGGAGGCAAAACTGCCAATCTATCACGGAACAGATGAAAATGAACTGGAAAAAGGCGTGGGACATTTTGCAGACAGTGTGTTGCCTGGTGAAATGGACAATTCCATCATGTCAGGACATCGCGATACAGTCTTTCGTAAACTTGGAGATGTTGGTGTAGGCGATCTGCTTATCGTTCATACCACAGCGGGGGAATTTACCTATAAAGTAAAGAAAGTACGTATTGTGGACAAGGACGATCTAACCGTTATTGTACCAAAACCTGAAGCAACATTAACGGTTTCCACATGTTATCCCTTTCATTTTATCGGGGCATCGCCTGAGCGTTATATCCTTGTGGCAGATCTAATTACTTCAAAGGAAAAAGGCTCTGATAAATCCTTATAA
- a CDS encoding processed acidic surface protein, with amino-acid sequence MKQLVSVFLALVIGFGVLPVMTYAIEPNEPEFEKFLKGIGWNKQDYIDYIESKEWYLEDVESIDDLGTPLSEEAVGVVLEEFGLSREELNALLVEFGDIEEGQDVLEGTWIIFSEDLHEYVDFYLNGWEGTPINEENLQKLLNDYGFESKEALEKVLNENDDSIENYEYIEDLELAVDYYVNGGDDSDELFDLFTEIGLTDEEFEKLFTHLETLDFENPALIDQMIELSERMMAFENFETAEELSVEQTAELFDIMNDMLDLFELKTDYYLVKDGEKRPVSIESLMTMDTTDGYDLLIELYNHQGAFLADILLTADMFDSGLIQETGKDMMQAEEIVTENPKAIERQTAKPLTKTVKGGELPTTASNYAGKTFAGIAFVLAGIFLFRRNVVKGINQ; translated from the coding sequence ATGAAGCAGTTAGTTTCAGTTTTTTTGGCTCTTGTCATCGGCTTTGGAGTCTTACCTGTTATGACTTATGCCATCGAGCCGAATGAACCAGAGTTTGAAAAGTTTTTAAAGGGTATTGGGTGGAATAAGCAAGATTATATCGATTATATTGAAAGTAAAGAATGGTATCTAGAAGATGTTGAGTCTATTGATGATCTTGGTACCCCTCTGTCGGAAGAAGCCGTTGGGGTGGTATTAGAAGAATTCGGCCTTAGCCGCGAGGAGTTAAATGCACTTCTAGTTGAATTTGGTGACATAGAAGAAGGACAAGATGTATTAGAAGGAACATGGATCATTTTTTCTGAAGATCTTCATGAATATGTCGATTTCTATTTAAACGGTTGGGAAGGTACTCCGATTAATGAAGAAAATCTTCAGAAGCTTCTGAATGATTATGGTTTTGAATCCAAAGAAGCACTGGAAAAGGTATTAAATGAAAACGATGATTCGATCGAAAACTATGAATATATTGAAGATCTTGAGCTTGCCGTTGATTATTATGTGAACGGGGGCGACGATTCAGACGAACTATTTGATCTATTCACAGAGATTGGATTGACAGATGAGGAATTTGAGAAATTGTTCACTCATCTTGAAACACTTGATTTCGAAAATCCTGCTTTGATCGATCAGATGATTGAGCTAAGTGAAAGAATGATGGCATTTGAGAATTTTGAAACGGCGGAAGAACTGTCCGTTGAACAAACCGCAGAGCTTTTCGACATAATGAATGACATGCTTGATCTATTTGAATTGAAGACGGATTATTATCTTGTAAAAGACGGTGAAAAACGACCCGTATCGATTGAATCTTTAATGACGATGGACACCACAGATGGGTATGATTTGTTGATTGAACTATACAACCATCAAGGAGCGTTTCTTGCCGATATCTTATTGACCGCTGACATGTTTGACTCCGGACTTATCCAGGAAACCGGTAAAGACATGATGCAGGCAGAGGAAATCGTGACAGAAAATCCCAAAGCAATAGAGAGGCAGACAGCAAAACCTCTGACTAAAACCGTCAAAGGCGGAGAGCTTCCAACAACGGCATCCAACTATGCTGGAAAAACATTCGCCGGGATTGCCTTTGTATTAGCCGGTATTTTCTTATTCCGTCGCAACGTGGTTAAAGGAATCAACCAATGA
- a CDS encoding twin-arginine translocase TatA/TatE family subunit, translating into MLTNIGIPGLILVLVIALIIFGPSKLPEIGRAFGSTLKEFKSATSDLMNGNDQEKSSSADEGQRLKAVEKDKQQTGS; encoded by the coding sequence ATGCTAACGAATATCGGAATCCCAGGATTAATTCTTGTACTAGTCATCGCGTTGATCATCTTTGGACCTTCCAAACTCCCAGAAATCGGACGTGCTTTCGGAAGTACATTAAAAGAATTCAAAAGTGCTACCAGCGATCTTATGAATGGAAACGATCAAGAGAAGAGTAGCTCTGCAGACGAAGGTCAACGACTGAAAGCTGTGGAAAAAGATAAGCAACAGACAGGCAGCTGA